GTGAGGAGATGCAATGTGAAACCTGCAGCCGAAGGACCTAGCAAAAAGCTGAAGGGAAACGTGAAGGGCAATTCGCTCTGGACTGAAATCTGGAAGCACCGAATGACATACACCCTGCTTATTCCGGGGCTTGTCTGGCTAATCCTGTTTGCCTACATGCCGATGGGTGGCTTGTCTCTGGCATTCAAAGATTACAAGGCCAACCTGGGCATCTGGGGAAGTCCATGGAGCGGATTCGAGAACTTCAAATATGTTTTCCGTGATCCAACCTTTATTGACGCGGTATGGCGTACGCTGTACATCAATATTCTGAAACTGATTATTCAGTTCCCGTTCCCGATCATTCTGGCGTTGTTGCTGAATGAATTGCGGATGCGCAGAGGGAAAAAATTGTTCCAAACCGTTCTTACGTTCCCTCACTTTCTGTCCTGGATTATCGTATCCGGCGTAGTCATCAATGTGCTGGCATATGACGGACTGGTAAACAGTGCGCTCGGATTACTCGGATTGCCAACCATTAACTTCTTGGGATCCGAATCCAACTTTGTACCGATGTTGCTGTTGACTGATATTTGGAAATCAAGTGGATGGGGCGCGATTATATTCTTGGCTGCCATTTCCGGTATTGACCAGGATCAGTATGAATCAGCACAGATTGACGGGGCTTCCCGTATGCAACAGATGTTCAAAATCACTTTACCGAACATCCTTCCAACCATCACAATCATGTTTATTCTTTCGGTTGGTGGATTGATGTCTTCCGGGTTTGACCAGATCTTCAACTTAGCAAATGCCGCTACCAAAAATGTATCGGAAGTACTCGATGTATATATCTATCGGATTACGTTCCAGTCATCAACTGACTTCTCATTCTCAACAGCGGTCAGCTTGTTCCGTTCCCTGGTGAATATGGCCTTGCTGCTTCTTGCTGACAGATTTGCCAAGTGGCTTGGCGGAGACGGTTTGTTCCGATAAGAGAGGAGGAAAAATGAGATGAGCAAGAAAGCTAACAAAAAACCGAGAATTGGTACAGAAAGAATGACACTTCTCGATTACATTATTTTCGCCGTATTACTCGTGCTTGCCCTGATGATCCTGATTCCGTTCTGGAATGTCATCATGATCTCGTTTGCAACACAGAAAGAATATGCTGACAATCCATTTTTGATGTTCCCTAAACAATGGACATTGGATTCCTACAAGGCCTTGTTCGCTGACGGAACGATTCTGTCGGGATACAAAAATACCATTATATTGCTAGTTATCGGCTTGCCACTCAGCTTGTTCCTGACAACAAGCATGGCATATGGCCTTAGTCGCAACAAATTCCCGTTTAAGAAATTTATCTTTTTCCTGGTACTGTTCACCATGATCTTTAATGGTGGTATCGTACCGCTGTACCTGATCATGAAATCACTTCATCTTACAGGTACGCTCTGGTCCGTTATCCTGGCGGGAAGCTTCAGTGCTTTTAACATGATTCTGATGATGAACTA
The window above is part of the Paenibacillus sp. 1781tsa1 genome. Proteins encoded here:
- a CDS encoding carbohydrate ABC transporter permease; translation: MSKKANKKPRIGTERMTLLDYIIFAVLLVLALMILIPFWNVIMISFATQKEYADNPFLMFPKQWTLDSYKALFADGTILSGYKNTIILLVIGLPLSLFLTTSMAYGLSRNKFPFKKFIFFLVLFTMIFNGGIVPLYLIMKSLHLTGTLWSVILAGSFSAFNMILMMNYFYTLPESLMESARLDGAGEWRILFSVVLPLATPIMATITLFYGVAYWNSWYDAMIFLRKADQLPLQNVLRNIIVTSTTNASNASSVDAAQASNFSMGMKMAAVFVTMVPIMCFFPMLQKHFAKGVLTGAIKT
- a CDS encoding sugar ABC transporter permease; the encoded protein is MKPAAEGPSKKLKGNVKGNSLWTEIWKHRMTYTLLIPGLVWLILFAYMPMGGLSLAFKDYKANLGIWGSPWSGFENFKYVFRDPTFIDAVWRTLYINILKLIIQFPFPIILALLLNELRMRRGKKLFQTVLTFPHFLSWIIVSGVVINVLAYDGLVNSALGLLGLPTINFLGSESNFVPMLLLTDIWKSSGWGAIIFLAAISGIDQDQYESAQIDGASRMQQMFKITLPNILPTITIMFILSVGGLMSSGFDQIFNLANAATKNVSEVLDVYIYRITFQSSTDFSFSTAVSLFRSLVNMALLLLADRFAKWLGGDGLFR